The Erigeron canadensis isolate Cc75 chromosome 4, C_canadensis_v1, whole genome shotgun sequence genome window below encodes:
- the LOC122595905 gene encoding translation machinery-associated protein 22 encodes MAEKPQAVEVLYCGVCGLPAEYCEFGPDFEKCKPWLIQFAPQIYPDLIKDSNEKEVDGVSAQLQSSSISDVTSASAAGSSAPKQEPVKRLPGGKVKKKEKQEVIIEKVTRNKRKSITTLKGLDLFGVKLSDASKKLGKKFATGASVVKGPTEKDQIDVQGDIAYDIVEFITHTWPDVPETAIFFIEDGKKVPAV; translated from the exons atggcAGAAAAACCCCAAGCAGTTGAGGTATTATATTGTGGTGTTTGCGGGTTACCCGCTGAGTATTGTGAATTCGGACCcgattttgaaaaatgcaaacCTTGGTTGATCCAATTTGCTCCCCAGATTTATCCTGATCTtattaaag ATTCCAATGAAAAGGAAGTTGATGGAGTTTCCGCTCAGCTTCAGTCGTCTTCGATATCGGATGTGACTTCCGCTTCTG CTGCAGGCTCTTCAGCACCAAAACAAGAACCAGTAAAGAGACTTCCAGGGGGCAAGGTTAAAAAGAAG GAGAAACAAGAAGTAATAATTGAGAAGGTAACCCGCAACAAGCGAAAGTCTATCACCACCTTGAAAGGCCTTGATCTTTTTG GTGTCAAACTGAGTGATGCTTCAAAGAAGCTTGGAAAGAAGTTTGCAACTGGTGCTTCTGTTGTTAAG GGGCCAACAGAGAAAGATCAAATTGATGTACAAGGAGACATAGCATACGACATTGTGGAGTTCATCACACATACATGGCCTGAT GTTCCCGAAACGGCAATTTTCTTTATTGAAGATGGGAAAAAGGTCCCGGCTGTATGA